A single window of Candidatus Binataceae bacterium DNA harbors:
- a CDS encoding AarF/UbiB family protein, translating to MRSAEKALPQFSPDASEPGLSTRAWRFANIAWLAAYVYVGYKSVQLWTRYISRGNRDALFRRQDLRSARAMYATAVRLEGLLIKASQFIATRADILPDEWVSTLSGLHDRVPPRSFKIIRRQIETELKRPLESVFAEFDQTPIASASLAQVHAARLPDGRRCAVKVQYPGIEGIVRADLRNMMFVLRMLAWLERDFDFQVVAREVMKYIPMELDFEHEGENAITIKRNFASCDDVVVPEIYCDFTTRRVLTMELVDGVKITDIAALERAGIDKRAVAQKLIDRFCDMILRDGFFHADPHPGNILVQAGPKLVFLDFGLAKDFPSNVREGIVRLTFAILTSDREAIIRAFRELGFRTKDGSPETLLALADLFLGQTLRQNKAYADKELVEQFSDEFPKTLRANPIVEVPGDVLLVNRVMGLLSGLGKTLDSQVNLFATLMPYAQRLMLTSGAATAS from the coding sequence ATGCGGTCCGCTGAAAAAGCCCTGCCCCAGTTCTCCCCTGACGCGTCGGAACCGGGTCTCTCCACCCGCGCCTGGCGCTTCGCGAATATCGCGTGGCTCGCAGCCTACGTGTACGTGGGCTACAAATCCGTCCAGCTTTGGACCCGATACATTTCCAGAGGCAACCGCGACGCGCTGTTTCGCCGGCAGGATTTGCGCTCGGCGCGGGCAATGTACGCGACCGCGGTGCGCTTGGAAGGCCTACTCATCAAGGCTTCGCAGTTCATCGCCACACGCGCGGACATACTCCCTGACGAGTGGGTCTCGACCCTGTCGGGACTGCACGATCGAGTGCCGCCCCGGTCCTTTAAAATCATTCGCCGGCAAATCGAAACCGAACTCAAGCGACCACTGGAGTCGGTATTCGCGGAATTTGATCAAACCCCAATTGCCTCCGCCTCGCTCGCGCAGGTTCATGCGGCCCGCTTGCCCGACGGACGCCGCTGTGCCGTCAAGGTTCAGTATCCCGGGATCGAAGGCATCGTGCGCGCCGATCTGCGCAACATGATGTTCGTGCTCAGGATGCTGGCGTGGCTTGAACGCGACTTCGATTTCCAGGTGGTGGCACGCGAAGTGATGAAGTACATCCCGATGGAGCTCGATTTCGAGCACGAAGGCGAAAACGCTATCACCATCAAGCGCAATTTCGCATCCTGCGATGACGTGGTCGTCCCGGAGATCTACTGCGATTTCACCACCCGCCGGGTGCTTACGATGGAGCTGGTTGACGGCGTCAAGATCACCGACATCGCGGCCCTCGAACGCGCCGGCATCGACAAGCGCGCGGTCGCACAGAAGCTTATCGATCGTTTCTGCGACATGATTCTTCGCGATGGCTTCTTTCATGCAGATCCCCACCCGGGCAATATCCTCGTGCAGGCCGGGCCCAAGCTAGTTTTCCTCGACTTCGGACTGGCCAAGGATTTCCCGAGCAACGTTCGCGAGGGGATCGTACGTCTCACCTTCGCGATTTTGACTTCGGACCGCGAGGCGATCATCCGGGCCTTCCGTGAACTCGGATTTCGAACCAAAGATGGCTCGCCCGAGACCTTGCTCGCATTGGCGGACCTGTTCCTTGGGCAGACCCTGCGCCAAAACAAAGCCTATGCAGACAAGGAGCTCGTGGAGCAATTCTCCGACGAGTTCCCGAAGACCCTACGCGCCAATCCGATCGTGGAGGTCCCCGGCGACGTGCTGCTGGTCAATCGTGTAATGGGTCTTCTGAGCGGGCTCGGGAAAACACTCGATTCGCAGGTGAACCTCTTCGCCACCCTCATGCCCTACGCGCAGCGCCTGATGCTCACTTCCGGGGCAGCGACCGCAAGCTAG